A window of the Fuscovulum sp. genome harbors these coding sequences:
- a CDS encoding DUF1036 domain-containing protein, with the protein MRAGLIAGLVLMAGQAEAGLTLCNDGGDRASVAIAYAAEGVWTSEGWWGIEPGACAVVQAGDLQQQHYYYTLSGTDFAGEGFAFCTKPDAFTLTGADGDCAGLGAESRAFAHIDTGPEATDFTFRLAAGNAGKQADAAAPVFDEIPLQAEDVASLLDSAAMPSFERGVLGEPFLVDAILQGCGPTEGRDACTFYAEGARWIATTSGQSNPAAMQAMAALPVGAALRVSGDLLSFGDITAEAAIASLEQIEDPYAAQRAAMQGNWVSADDPQSQVQIAGSEWTDIYGDELLAVAILTLSDSCGEAQGGVLLSQQRMGYDPADMQCYEVLSVDGDRMELSYLGRGNTLVYVRP; encoded by the coding sequence ATGCGTGCGGGTTTGATAGCGGGTTTGGTGCTGATGGCCGGACAGGCCGAGGCGGGGCTGACCTTGTGCAATGACGGGGGCGACCGTGCCTCGGTCGCCATTGCCTATGCGGCTGAGGGTGTCTGGACAAGCGAGGGTTGGTGGGGGATCGAACCCGGGGCCTGTGCCGTGGTGCAGGCGGGCGATTTGCAGCAGCAGCACTATTATTACACGCTGTCAGGCACGGATTTCGCGGGTGAAGGCTTTGCCTTTTGCACGAAACCCGACGCCTTTACCCTGACCGGGGCGGATGGCGATTGCGCCGGCCTTGGGGCGGAGAGCCGGGCCTTTGCGCATATCGACACCGGGCCGGAGGCGACGGATTTCACCTTCCGTCTGGCGGCGGGAAATGCGGGCAAGCAGGCAGATGCCGCCGCGCCTGTTTTTGATGAGATTCCGTTGCAGGCCGAAGATGTGGCCTCATTGCTGGATTCGGCTGCGATGCCGAGTTTCGAGCGCGGGGTGTTGGGCGAGCCCTTTTTGGTGGATGCGATCCTGCAGGGTTGCGGGCCGACCGAGGGCCGGGATGCCTGTACCTTCTATGCCGAGGGGGCACGCTGGATTGCCACGACCTCTGGCCAGAGCAATCCGGCGGCGATGCAGGCGATGGCGGCCTTGCCGGTAGGGGCGGCGTTGCGGGTTTCGGGCGACTTGCTGTCATTCGGGGATATCACGGCCGAGGCGGCGATTGCCTCGCTGGAACAGATCGAGGACCCTTATGCCGCTCAACGTGCGGCGATGCAGGGCAATTGGGTCAGCGCCGATGATCCGCAAAGCCAGGTGCAGATTGCCGGGTCGGAATGGACCGACATTTATGGCGATGAGCTGTTGGCTGTGGCGATCCTGACGCTGTCGGACAGCTGCGGTGAGGCGCAGGGCGGCGTGCTGCTGAGCCAGCAACGGATGGGGTATGACCCTGCGGATATGCAGTGTTATGAGGTGCTGTCGGTGGACGGCGACCGTATGGAGCTGTCCTATCTGGGGCGCGGGAACACGCTCGTTTACGTGCGTCCCTGA